GCTGAGCTGTGTTGTGCGCGACCCGGACCCCAAGACGGTGGGCCGCCAATTCTCCTCGGCTGCAGTTGAACTCGCGCTCGCCTCCTACCCCGGCTTCACCTCGACAGCACCGCCGGGCGACGGACAGGTCTACGGCGTGTTCACCGCCGGCTACGTACCCGCGAGCGATGTCGCGCAGATTGCGGTCCGACCGGACGGCAGCCGCACCGATATCGCCCCCGCCGCGACCACCCTGGAGCTGACGGGAGTCGAGGCCCCGCCGCTGCCCGAGCCACCGGCACCGGCACCGACCCGGCGGGTGCCGCTGGGCACGATCGCCGGAGCGCGCAGCGGCGACAAGGGCGGGGCGGCCAATGTGGGTGTGTGGGTACGCACCGACGAGCAGTGGCGCTGGCTGGCGCACACGCTGACCGTCGACAGGCTCCGTGAACTGCTCCCGGAGACAAGGGATCTCCCGATCACCCGTCATCTGTTGCCGAACCTGCGTGCGGTGAACTTCGTCATCGACGGCATCCTCGGGCAGGGCGTCGCCTATCAAGCACGATTCGACCCACAGGCCAAAGGCCTCGGCGAGTGGCTGCGAAGCCGGCACATCGACATCCCGGAAGAGCTTCTGTGAACATCTGGAACACCCCCGAACGTCAGCAGCTGCGGAAAACGGTGCGCAGCTTTGCCGAACGCGAGATCCTGCCCCATATCGAGGAGTGGGAGCGCGCCGGGGAGCTCCCCCGCGACCTGCACCGCCGCGCCGCGGCCGCGGGCCTGTTGGGCGCCGACCTCCCCGAGTCGGTCGGCGGTGGCGGCGGGGACGCCGCGGACTCGCTGATCATCTGCGAGGAACTGCACGAATCCGGCACTCCTGGCGGCGTTTTCGCCTCGCTGTTCACCTGCGGCATTGCCGTGCCGCACATGGCCGCCACCGGCGACGAGCGGCTGATCGAGACGTTCGTCCGGCCGACCCTGCGCGGCGAGTTGATCGGCTCGCTGGCGATCACCGAACCCGGCGGCGGCTCCGACGTCGGCCACTTGCGGACAACGGCCACCCGGACCGGTGACGAATACGTGGTCAACGGCGCGAAGACCTACATCACCTCCGGGGTCCGCGCCCATTACGTCGTCACCGCCGTGCGCACCGGTGGACCCGAACTTCCCGGAGCGGCGGGGGTTTCGCTGCTCGTCGTCGAGAAGGGCACACCCGGTTTCGACGTGACCAGACGGCTGGACAAGATGGGCTGGCGCTCCTCGGACACCGCCGAGCTGTCTTATACCGAGGCCCGGGTTCCGGCGGACAACCTCGTCGGCGCCGAGAACACCGGCTTTGCTCAG
This is a stretch of genomic DNA from Mycobacterium sp. ELW1. It encodes these proteins:
- a CDS encoding acyl-CoA dehydrogenase family protein, whose protein sequence is MNIWNTPERQQLRKTVRSFAEREILPHIEEWERAGELPRDLHRRAAAAGLLGADLPESVGGGGGDAADSLIICEELHESGTPGGVFASLFTCGIAVPHMAATGDERLIETFVRPTLRGELIGSLAITEPGGGSDVGHLRTTATRTGDEYVVNGAKTYITSGVRAHYVVTAVRTGGPELPGAAGVSLLVVEKGTPGFDVTRRLDKMGWRSSDTAELSYTEARVPADNLVGAENTGFAQIAQAFVSERIGLAAQAYSSAQRCLDLTLQWCRDRETFGRPLISRQAVQNTLAEMARRIDVARVYSRHVVERQLSGETNLIAEVCFAKNTAVEAGEWVAHQAVQLFGGMGYMTECEVERQYRDMRILGIGGGTTEILTGLAAKALGYQA